From Streptomyces sp. SAI-135:
CGTCCGCCTGTACCGCGACGTCCAGGGCGAGCACCCCGACTGGGACGACTACCGGGCGGCGATGGTCCGCGACCGCCGGCTGGTGCTCCGCCTGCGCGTGGAACGGGCCTACGGAATCCCCACCAAGCTGAACGCCGACTGACCCCCCGGCGGGGTCGGCGGGGTCCTACGACCCTGGGCGCAGGGCGGATGGCCGATGCGGCGGCGGGGAGTGGCTCTCTACGGTGGCCGGTACCACGAGGGAAGAGGTCTTCATGCCCGTCAACGGCCGCAGTCACCTGCGCATCGCCCGTCCCTCCCGGGACCTGGCCGCCGCCCAGCGGTTCTGGGCCGAGGGGCTCGGGCTGGGGGTCGTGTGGCGTGCGGAGGGCGGATCCGAGCCGGGTGAGCACGACCTGCTGATGCTCGGGTGGCCGGACGCCGACTGGCACCTGGAGCTGGTCCACGAGCGGGGCCGGCCCGTCGAGCCCCGGCCCACCGAGGAGGACCTCCTGGTGGTCTACGTCGACGGGCCGGTGCCGGACGACCTGGTCGCCCGGCTGGAGGCGCACGGCGGGAAGCGGGTGCTCTCGCCGAACCCGTACTGGAACGAGTGGGGCGTCACCGTGCAGGACCCGGACGGGTACCGGCTGGTGCTCTGCACGAGGAGCTGGTCCAACCGGTAGCCGCGACGGGCGGGGTCAGGCCGTCACCTTCTGCGGGTGCGGCACCTCCCGGGGCGTACGGGAGCCGAGGTCCTCCGTGGGCACCTTGTGGGTCTCGCGGGCCGTCACGGCGGCGATCACCGGCGGGACGCACAGGGCCGCCGTGAACAGGGCCACCGACGACCAGTCCGTCCCGTCGGGTCCCGCGATCCGTGCCGCGAAGGTGACCGCGAAACCGGCCACGGCGAAACCGATCTGGGTACCGATCGCCATGCCCGACAGCCGGACGCGGGTGGAGAACATCTCGCCGTAGAAGGACGGCCAGACACCGTTCGCGGCGCTGTACACGATGCCGAAGGCGACGATGCCGAGCAGCAGCGTCAGCGGGTAGTTGCCCGTGGAGATCGCCCACAGGTACAGGAACATCGTCACCGCGCTGCCCACCGCCCCGACCAGGAAGACCGGCCGCCGGCCGATGCGGTCCGACAGCGTGGCCCACAGGGGGATCGCCGCGAGCGCGACGAGGTTGGCCAGTGCGCCCACCCACAGCATCGAGGAACGGCTCATCCCGACCGCGTCGCTCGTCGCGTACGCCAGCGCCCACACCGTGAAGATCGTGGAGACGGAGGCGATCAGCGCGCCCCCGATCACCCGCAGCACGTCCGCCCAGTGCTCCCGCAGCAGCACCGCCAGCGGCAGCTTCACGACCTCGCCGGAGGCGGCCTGCTGCTCGAACGCCGGTGTCTCGTCCAGCTTGCGGCGGATCACGAAGCCGGCCACCGCGACCGCCACGCTCAGCCAGAACGGCACCCGCCAGCCCCAGGACAGCAACTGGTCCTCGGGCAGCGCGGCGACCGGCAGGAAGACCAGGGTGGCGAGCAGTTGGCCGCCCTGCGTGCCGCTGAGCGTGAAGCTCGTGAAGAAGCCCCGCCGGTGCCCCGGCGCGTGCTCCAGGCTCATGGAGTTGGCGCTGGCCTGCTCGCCGGCCGCCGAGATGCCCTGCAGGACCCGGCACAGCACCAGCAGGACCGGGGCGAGGGTGCCGACCTGGTGGCGGGTGGGCAGACAGCCGATGAGGAAGGTCGACAGGCCCATCAGGATCAGCGTGAAGACCATGATCTTCTTACGGCCGACCCGGTCGCCGACATGGCCGAGGAAGAGCGCGCCGACCGGCCGGGCCGCGTAGGCGACCCCGAACGTGGCCAGCGACAGCAGGGTCGCGGTGGCCGGGTCGGACTCGTCGAAGAACACCTTCGGGAAGATCAGGGCTGCGGCACTGCCGTAGATGAAGAAGTCGTAGTACTCCAGGGCGCTGCCGATCCAGGCGGCGGTGGCGGCCTTTTTCGGTTGCCCGACGGCTTTGGCGGGGACGGACAAGGGGTGCTCCTTCGGGGGGACTCCGGGAGCTATCCAGTTAATTAACCCACTGGATAGTTAGTAGCGGTTGCGGAGGATGGTGCGCCCGCATGTCCGGCCTGTCAAGGGGTCGCGCCTGGCCCGGCTCAGTCCGCCGCACGCTCCGCGGTCAGATACGCGATCACCATGTCCCCCAGCATGGCCCGGTAGTGCTCCCGCTGCTCCGGGGCGACCAGGTCGCGGCCGAAGAGGGCGCCGAAGGTGTGCCGGTTGGCGACCCGGAAGAAGCAGAACGAGCTGATCATCGCGTGCAGGTCGACCGCGTCCACGTCGGCCGTGAACAGCCCGGACTCCCGCCCCGAGGCCAGGATGCGGCGGATCACGTCGAGCGCGGGGGAGCCGATCCTGCCGAGCTTCTCGGAGGCGGCGATGTGCTCGGCCCCGTGGATGTTCTCGATGCTGACCAGGCGGATGAAGTCGGGGTGCTGCTCGTGGTGGTCGAAGGTCAGCTCCGCCAGGCGCCGGATCGCCGCGACCGGGTCCAGGTGCTCGACGTCCAGCTCCTGCTCGGCCTCCCGGATCACGGTGTAGGCCCGCTCCAGGACGGCGGTGAACAGCTGCTCCTTGCCGCCGAAGTAGTAGTAGATCATCCGCTTGGTGGTGCGGGTGCGGGCGGCGATCTCGTCCACGCGGGCACCGTCGTAGCCGGCCCGCGCGAACTCCTGGGTGGCCACGTCGAGGATCTCGGCCTGGGTGCGGGCGGCGTCGCGGGTCCGCCCGCCGGATCGTGCCGGTTCGTCGACGCTGGTCATCGGGTTCCTTCGGGAGAGCGGCCGGTGCCGCAGATTCTAGAAGGCGCCGCCCGGCTCTTCCCCGGCGGCCGTCCGGCTGATATAGCTAACGTACTGGTTCGTACATTAACGCTCGCCCGGGAGGTCCGCGTGGCCAAGGACTCGTTTCTCGTCGGACTGATCGGCGCCGGTATCGGCCCTTCGCTGAGCCCGGCGCTGCACGAGCGGGAGGCGGACCGGCAGGGCCTGCGCTATCTGTACCGGCGCATCGACATCGACGTGCTCGGTGCCCGCCCCGAGGCCGTCGGCGAGCTGGTGCGGGCCGCCCGCGACCTGGGCTTCGACGGGCTGAACATCACCCACCCCTGCAAGCAGCTGGTCGTCGGGCACCTGGACGGGCTCGCCCCGCAGGCCGAGGCGCTCGGCGCGGTCAACACCGTCGTCTTCGAGGACGGCCGCGCGACCGGGCACAACACCGACGTGACCGGCTTCGCCGCGTCCTTCGCCCGCGGCCTGCCCGACGTGCCCCTGGACCGGGTCGTGCAGCTGGGCGCGGGCGGCGCGGGCGCCGCCGTCGCGCACGCCATGCTCACCCTGGGCGCCGGCCGGGTCACCGTCGTCGACGCGCTCGCCGACCGGGCCGCCGGCCTCGCCGCCGCCCTGAACCGTCACTTCGGCGAGGGGCGCGCGGCCGCGGCCGGCCCGGACCGGCTGGCCCCGCTGCTGGCCGACGCCGACGGCCTCGTGCACGCCACCCCCACCGGCATGGCCGCCCATCCCGGCCTGCCCCTGCCGGCCGGACTGCTCCGCCCCGCACTGTGGGTCGCCGAGGTCGTCTACCGCCCGCTGGAGACCGAACTGCTGCGCACCGCCCGTGCGCTGGGCTGCGCCACACTCGACGGCGGCGGCATGGCCGTCTTCCAGGCCGTGGACGCGTTCCGGCTGTTCACCGGACGCGAGCCCGACGCGGCGCGGATGCTGGCGGACATCGGCGAACTGGCGGGGGCGGTCGGCGCCCCCAAGTAGTGCCCGGTCACTGGCGGTTGACGGTCCGGGTCACCCCGGCGAAGACCGTCGTCGCCAGGATCCAGCCCGCGATGACCAGGGCGTACGACAGCGACTGGTACCAGCCGCGCGGCGCGAAGGCGCCCTCCTGGCCGAAGGAGATCACCGGCAGCAGGAGGTCGAGGGTGTAGAACAGCGCGTTGAAGCGCGGGGCCTCGTCCGCCTTGAGCGGCGGCGGGTGGTGCAGGCTGTAGGCGACCGTGCCGACGGCGAGCAGGGAGAGCAGCCAGACGCAGGCCCGCAAGGGGTGGAAGCCGTAGCCGACGGTGGCGTCCTGGACGTGGCCCCACAGGCGCCCGTACCAGGCGAGCGTGGCGCGGTGGCGGCGCTGCTTGGCGAGCTGGACCAGCCGTGCGGCGCGGTCGTCGCCGATGCGCCGGTAGGCGGCGGTCAACTGCTCGTAGGCGTGCGGGACATAGCCCTCGCGGTCGCGCTCCAGCATGGGCAGCCGGCGCTCGGCGGGCTCCTGGGGGGTGAGCGAGGTGTAGACGAGCTTGTTGAACTGGACCTCCTCCGGCACCACGTCGGGTTCCAGGAACAGGTCGTCGATCTGGGCCCGGCGCAGGCTGAGGGTGCCCTGGATCGGCGGCCCCTTGCGCAGCCACAGCTCCCCGATGGTGGAGCTGTTCGCCCTCAGGGCCGCGTCGCCCGGGTTCGACAGATGCGCGTAACTGAAGTCGAGGCGGCCCGCGATCCGGGCGCCCCGCAGGCCGATCCAGCCGAAGGTGTGCACCCGGCGCAGATGCACGTCACCCTCCACGACGAGGGTCTGCGCGTCGAGGACGATGTCGCCGGGGTGGCTGAGCCGGGCGTCGTTGAGGTTGACGGAACCGGCCACGGAGGCTCCGTTGAGCCGGACCTCGCCGTGGGCGCGCAGTCCCGGGGCCCACAGGTCGTCGCCGATGCTCATGTGGTTGAGCTGGAGCGCGGGTTCCCCGGCGCCGACCGCGACGATCTCGGCGCGGTCCATGAACAGCGCCCCGGCGATCTGCGCCCCGCCGAGCCGCACCGGGCCGTTCACCCGGCAGTCCGTCATCCGCAGCACCGCCTCCACGCGCAAGGTGGCGGCGGTCAGCCCGGGCAGCACGGAGTTGCTGAGGTTCAACTGGCGCAACCGGCAGCCGTACAGCAGCGGCACGTCGTCGAAGTGGCACTGGCTGAGCCGGATGGCGTGGTCGACCGTCCCGTACTGCAGCCCGAGCACCCCGGTGATCCGGGCGCCGGAGACCTTCAGGGCGGGTATCTCGCCGTCCTCCTGCGGTCCGTTGAGCATCAGCGCCCGCAACACGGAGGCCCGCACGGTGCGTTCGGCGCCCCACTCGGCACCGCCCGTCACGTCCTCGTCCTCCGCCGTGCGGAAGTCCACGGGCTCGCCCTTCGGGAAGGCGTGCCACACCCGCAGTTCGGCCGGGGTCAGGTTGTCGATCTCCATCAGCCGTGACTCTCCAACGCGCACGTCACGGTGTCAACCGGCCCGCGGACGACGACGGCCCGGGAGCCTGAGCTCCCGGGCCGTCCACAACTGCCGTACTAGGCCCTCGTGTTCCACTCCGCGATCACCGGTCGCCCGTGCTCCGTCGAGAGCCGGCTCACGGTTCCCGTGGCGAGCTGGAACAGCCGGCCCTCGGCGGGGGACAGCCCCAGCCGGCGAGCCGTGAGCACCCGCAGGAAGTGGCCGTGGCCGACCAGGACGACGTCACCGCTCCCGCCCTGGAGCGCCGCGTCCACCCTGGCCAGCACCCGGTCGGCGCGCTGCCCGACCTCCTGTGGCGTCTCGCCCCGATGGCCGTCCGGGCCGTGCGGCACGCCGTCGGTCCACAGGTCCCAGTCGGGTCTGGTGCGATGGATCTCGATGGTGGTGATGCCCTCGTACCCGCCGTAGTCCCATTCGTGCAGCTCGGACTCGGTCTCGGCGTCGGTCAGGCCCGCCAGTTCCGCCGTTCGTACCGCCCGCTCCAGGGGGCTGGTGAACACGCGGGCGAACGAGCGCCCGCTGAGCAGTGGACTGAGTGACTTGGCCTGCTCCTCACCGTGGTGGGTGAGCGGCAGGTTGGTCCGACTGGTGTGCTGGCCCGACAGGCTCCACTTGGTCTCGCCGTGCCGGACCAGCAGTATGTCGCCCACCGTCGGCTACTTCTTCGACTCGACGGCGTGCCCGCCGAACTGGTTGCGCAGCGCCGCGACCATCTTCATCTGCGGGGAGTCCTCCTGCCGGGACGCGAACCGGGCGAACAGCGACGCCGTGATCGTGGGCAGCGGCACCGCGTTGTTGATCGCCGCCTCCACCGTCCAGCGGCCCTCACCGGAGTCCTGCGCGTAGCCCTTGAGCTTGTCCAGGTGCTCGTCCTCGTCGAGGGCGTTGACCGCGAGGTCGAGCAGCCAGGAACGGATGACGGTCCCCTCCTGCCAGGAGCGGAACACCTCCCGGACGCTGTCCACCGACTCGACCTTCTCCAGGAGCTCCCAGCCCTCGGCGTACGCCTGCATCATGGCGTACTCGATGCCGTTGTGGACCATCTTGGAGAAGTGCCCGGCGCCGACCTTGCCCGCGTGGACATAGCCGTACGGCCCCTCGGGCTTGAGCGCCTCGAAGATCGGCTGGAGCCGGTCCACGTGCTCCTTGTCGCCGCCGACCATGAGCGCGTAGCCGTTCTTCAGGCCCCACACCCCGCCGGAGACACCGGCGTCGACGAAGCCGATGCCCTTGGCGCCGAGCTCGGCGGCGTGCTTCTCGTCGTCCGTCCAGCGGGAGTTGCCGCCGTCGACGACCGTGTCACCGGGGGAGAGGAGCTCGCCGAGCTCGTCCACCACGGACTGGGTGGCGGCGCCGGCCGGCACCATCACCCACACCGTGCGCGGCGCGTCGAGCTGGTCGACCAGTTCGGCCAGGCTCGCCACGTCGGAGACCTCGGGGTTGCGGTCGTAGCCGACGACGGTGTGGCCGGCGCGGCGGATCCGCTCGCGCATGTTGCCGCCCATCTTGCCCAGACCGATAAGTCCCAACTGCATGTCAGTGCACTTCCTTCAGTTCACGGTAGGCGGCCACGAGGGCGGTGGTGGACGGGTCGAGACCGGGGACCTCGGCACCCTCGGTCAGGGCGGGTTCGACGCGCTTGGCGAGGACCTTGCCGAGCTCGACGCCCCACTGGTCGAAGGAGTCGATGTTCCAGACCGCGCCCTGCACGAACACCTTGTGCTCGTAGAGGGCGATCAGCTGGCCGAGGACCGAGGGGGTCAGCGCGCGGGCCAGGATGGTCGTGGTCGGGTGGTTGCCCCGGAAGGTGCGGTGGGCCACCTGCTCCTCGGCCACGCCCTCCGCGCGCACCTCCTCGGCGGTCTTGCCGAAGGCGAGTGCCTGCCCCTGCGCGAACAGGTTGGCCATCAACAGGTCGTGCTGCGCCTTGAGTTCGTCGCTCAGCTCGTCGACCGGGCGGGCGAAGCCGATCAGGTCGGCCGGGATGAGCTTGGTGCCCTGGTGGATCAACTGGTAGTAGGCGTGCTGCCCGTTGGTGCCGGGGGTGCCCCACACGACCGGGCCGGTCTGCCACTCCACCGGGTTGCCGTCGCGCTGCACCGACTTGCCGTTGGACTCCATGTCCAGCTGCTGGAGGTAAGCGGTGAACTTCGACAGGTAGTGCGAGTAGGGCAGCACCGCGTGCGACTGGGCGTCGTGGAAGTTGCCGTACCAGATGCCCAGCAGGCCCAGGATCAGCGGGGCGTTGGCCTCGGCGGGCGCGTTCTGGAAGTGCTCGTCGACGATCCGGAAGCCGTCGAGCATCTCGCGGAAGCGGTCCGGGCCGATGGCGATCATCAGGGAGAGACCGATCGCCGAGTCGTAGGAGTAGCGGCCGCCGACCCAGTCCCAGAACTCGAACATGTTGTCCGGGTCGATGCCGAAGTCGGTGACCTTCTCGGCGTTGGTCGACAGGGCGACGAAGTGCTTCGCGACGGCCTTGTCGTCCCGCAGACCGGCCGGGCCCTCCAGCAGCCAGGTGCGGGCCGAGGTGGCGTTGGTGATCGTCTCGATCGTGGTGAACGTCTTGGACGCCACGATGAACAGAGTCTCCGCCGGGTCCAGGTCCCGCACCGCCTCGTGGAGGTCGGCGCCGTCCACGTTGGAGACGAAACGGAAGGTCAACTCCCGCGCCGTGTAGGCCCGCAGGGCCTCGTAGGCCATCGCGGGGCCGAGGTCGGAGCCGCCGATGCCGATGTTGACGACGTTCCTGATGCGCTTGCCGGTGTGGCCGGTCCACTCGCCGGAGCGGACCCGGTTCGCGAAGTCGCTCATCCTGTCGAGCACGGCGTGCACCTGCGGCACGACGTTCTCGCCGTCGACCTCGACCACCGCGCCCGCGAGGGCGCGCAGCGCGGTGTGCAGCACGGCCCGGCCCTCGGTCGTATTGATCCTCTCACCGCGGAACATGGCGTCGCGCAGCCCGAACACGTCGGTGGCGGCGGCCAGTTCCTGGAGCAGGGCCAGGGTCTCGTCGGTGATCAGGTGCTTGGAGTAGTCGATGCGCAGATCACCCACGCGCACCACGTACCGCTCCGCGCGCCCGGGGTCGTCGGCGAACAGCTCGCGCAGATGCGCGTGCTGCTCGGCGCGGTGGTCCTCCAGGGCCGTCCACTCGGGGCGGCGCGTCAGAAGAGGGGAGTCAGACATGAGCAGGGGTCTCCTTGCCGGCCTCGCCCCGCAGGGCGACGGCGTACATCTCGTCGGCGTCGAGGCGGCGAAGCTCCTCGGCGATGAGTTCGGAGGTGGTACGGACCTTCAGCGCGAGGGTGCGGGAGGGCTGGCCCGGCAGGGACAGCGTGGCCAGCGGGCCCTCGGGGCGGTCGATGACGATCTCGCCGTTCGCGGTGCCCAGCCGGACGGCCGTGACGACCGGACCGGCGGTGACCACGCGGTCGATCCTCACCTTCAGCCGCGCCTCCAGCCAGCGCGCGAGCAGTTCGGCGGCCGGGTTCTCGGCCTCGGCCTCCACGGCCCCGGAGATGATCTCCGCGCGGGCCTGGTCGAGGGCGGCCGCCAGCATCGAGCGCCACGGCGTCAGCCGGGTCCAGGCGAGGTCGGTGTCGCCCGGAGCGTAGGAGCGGACCCGGGCGGCGAGGACGTCGAGGGGGTTCGCCACGGCGTACAGGTCGGTGATCCGGCGCTGGGCCAGCGCGCCCAGCGGGTCCTTGGCGGGGTTCTCCGGCGCGTCCACCGGCCACCACACCACGACCGGGGCGTCGGGCAGCAGCAGCGGCAGGACGACGGAGTCGGCGTGGTCGGAGACCTCGCCGTAGGTCCGCAGGATGACCGTCTCGCCGGTGCCGGCGTCGGCACCCACCCGGACCTCGGCGTCGAGGTGCGAGTTGGTGCGGTCGCGCGGGGTGCGGGCCTGCCGCTTGATGACGACCAGGGTCCGCGAGGGGTGCTCGTGCGAGGCCTCCTCGGCCGCCTTGATCGCGTCGTAGGCGTTCTCCTCGTCCGTGACGATCACCATCGTCAGGACCATGCCCACGGCCGGTGTGCCGATGGCGCGGCGACCCTGCACCAGCGCCTTGTTGATCTTGCTTGCCGTGGTGTCGGTCAGGTCGATCTTCATGGCCTGCGCCAGCTCCGTCCGTCTCGTGCGAGCATCTCGTCGGCTTCCTCGGGTCCCCAGGTCCCCGACGCGTACTGCGCCGGACGGCCGTGGTTCGCCCAGTGCTCCTCGATCGGGTCGAGGATCTTCCAGGACTCTTCCACCTCCTGGTGACGCGGGAACAGGTTGGCGTCCCCGAGGAGGACGTCCAGGATGAGCCGCTCGTACGCCTCCGGACTGGACTCGGTGAACGACTCGCCGTAGGCGAAGTCCATCGTCACGTCCCGGATCTCCATCGAGGTGCCCGGCACCTTCGACCCGAAGCGGACGGTCATGCCCTCGTCCGGCTGGACACGGATGACGATGGCGTTGGAGCCGAGCTCCTCGGTGGCCGTGGAGTCGAAGGGCGAGTGCGGGGCCGTCTGGAAGACGACCGCGATCTCGGTGACCCGGCGGCCGAGCCGCTTGCCGGTGCGCAGGTAGAAGGGGACGCCCGCCCAGCGGCGGTTGTCGACGTTCAGCCTGATGGCGGCGTACGTGTCGGTGGTGGAGGCGCCGTCGATGCCCTCCTCCTCCAGGTAGCCGAGCACCTTCTCGCCGCCCTGCCAGGCGCCCGCGTACTGCCCGCGCACGGTGTGCCTGCCGAGGTCCTCCGGCAGCTTCACGGCCCTGAGGACCTTCAGCTTCTCGGTGAGCAGCGACTCCGCGTCGAAGGCGGCCGGCTCCTCCATGGCGGTGAGCGCCATGAGCTGGAGCAGGTGGTTCTGGATGACGTCACGGGCGGCGCCGATGCCGTCGTAGTACCCGGCCCGGCCGCCGATGCCGATGTCCTCGGCCATCGTGATCTGCACGTGGTCGACGAACGAACGGTTCCAGATGGGCTCGTACATCTGGTTGGCGAAGCGCAGCGCCAGGATGTTCTGGACGGTCTCCTTGCCCAGGTAGTGGTCGATGCGGAACACCTGGTCCGGCTCGAACACGTCGTGGACGAGGGCGTTGAGCTCGCGGGCGGTCTTCAGGTCGCGGCCGAACGGCTTCTCGATGACCGCCCGCCGCCAGGACCCCTCGGGGGCGTTCGCCAGCCCGTGCTTCTTGAGCTGCTGGACGACCTTGGGGAAGAACTTCGGCGGTACGGACAGGTAGAAGGCGTAGTTGCCGCTGGTGCCGCGGGCCTTGTCCAGCTCGTCGACGGTCTGGCGCAGCTGCTTGAACGCCGTGTCGTCGTCGAAGTCGCCCGGGATGAACCGCATCCCCTCGGCGAGCTGCTGCCAGACCTCCTCACGGAACTCGGTGCGCGCGTGCTCGCGCACGGAGTCGTGCACGATCTGCGCGAAGTCCTCGTCCTCCCAGTCCCGGCGGGCGAACCCGACGAGCGAGAAGCCCGGCGGGAGCATGCCGCGGTTGGCGAGGTCGTAGACGGCCGGCATCAGCTTCTTGCGGGACAGGTCGCCGGTGACACCGAAGATGACGAGCCCGGAGGGCCCGGCGATCCGGGGCAGACGCCGGTCGCGCTCGTCGCGCAGGGGGTTCTCCCAGTCGGCGGTGATGGTCATTCCGCGTCCACTCCCTTGCTGTTCAGCGACTTGGTGACGGCGTCCAGCAGGTCCTGCCAGGCCGCCTCGAACTTGGCGACGCCCTCGTCCTCCAGCTGCTGCACGACCTCGTCGTACGAGATGCCCAGCGCCTCCACGGCGGCCAGGTCGGCGCGGGCCTGCGCGTAGCCGCCGGTCACCGTGTCGCCGGTGATCGCGCCGTGGTCGGCGGTGGCGTCCAGCGTGGCCTCGGGCATGGTGTTGACCGTG
This genomic window contains:
- a CDS encoding TetR/AcrR family transcriptional regulator; amino-acid sequence: MTSVDEPARSGGRTRDAARTQAEILDVATQEFARAGYDGARVDEIAARTRTTKRMIYYYFGGKEQLFTAVLERAYTVIREAEQELDVEHLDPVAAIRRLAELTFDHHEQHPDFIRLVSIENIHGAEHIAASEKLGRIGSPALDVIRRILASGRESGLFTADVDAVDLHAMISSFCFFRVANRHTFGALFGRDLVAPEQREHYRAMLGDMVIAYLTAERAAD
- a CDS encoding histidine phosphatase family protein, yielding MGDILLVRHGETKWSLSGQHTSRTNLPLTHHGEEQAKSLSPLLSGRSFARVFTSPLERAVRTAELAGLTDAETESELHEWDYGGYEGITTIEIHRTRPDWDLWTDGVPHGPDGHRGETPQEVGQRADRVLARVDAALQGGSGDVVLVGHGHFLRVLTARRLGLSPAEGRLFQLATGTVSRLSTEHGRPVIAEWNTRA
- the pgi gene encoding glucose-6-phosphate isomerase — encoded protein: MSDSPLLTRRPEWTALEDHRAEQHAHLRELFADDPGRAERYVVRVGDLRIDYSKHLITDETLALLQELAAATDVFGLRDAMFRGERINTTEGRAVLHTALRALAGAVVEVDGENVVPQVHAVLDRMSDFANRVRSGEWTGHTGKRIRNVVNIGIGGSDLGPAMAYEALRAYTARELTFRFVSNVDGADLHEAVRDLDPAETLFIVASKTFTTIETITNATSARTWLLEGPAGLRDDKAVAKHFVALSTNAEKVTDFGIDPDNMFEFWDWVGGRYSYDSAIGLSLMIAIGPDRFREMLDGFRIVDEHFQNAPAEANAPLILGLLGIWYGNFHDAQSHAVLPYSHYLSKFTAYLQQLDMESNGKSVQRDGNPVEWQTGPVVWGTPGTNGQHAYYQLIHQGTKLIPADLIGFARPVDELSDELKAQHDLLMANLFAQGQALAFGKTAEEVRAEGVAEEQVAHRTFRGNHPTTTILARALTPSVLGQLIALYEHKVFVQGAVWNIDSFDQWGVELGKVLAKRVEPALTEGAEVPGLDPSTTALVAAYRELKEVH
- the gnd gene encoding phosphogluconate dehydrogenase (NAD(+)-dependent, decarboxylating), with the translated sequence MQLGLIGLGKMGGNMRERIRRAGHTVVGYDRNPEVSDVASLAELVDQLDAPRTVWVMVPAGAATQSVVDELGELLSPGDTVVDGGNSRWTDDEKHAAELGAKGIGFVDAGVSGGVWGLKNGYALMVGGDKEHVDRLQPIFEALKPEGPYGYVHAGKVGAGHFSKMVHNGIEYAMMQAYAEGWELLEKVESVDSVREVFRSWQEGTVIRSWLLDLAVNALDEDEHLDKLKGYAQDSGEGRWTVEAAINNAVPLPTITASLFARFASRQEDSPQMKMVAALRNQFGGHAVESKK
- a CDS encoding MFS transporter encodes the protein MSVPAKAVGQPKKAATAAWIGSALEYYDFFIYGSAAALIFPKVFFDESDPATATLLSLATFGVAYAARPVGALFLGHVGDRVGRKKIMVFTLILMGLSTFLIGCLPTRHQVGTLAPVLLVLCRVLQGISAAGEQASANSMSLEHAPGHRRGFFTSFTLSGTQGGQLLATLVFLPVAALPEDQLLSWGWRVPFWLSVAVAVAGFVIRRKLDETPAFEQQAASGEVVKLPLAVLLREHWADVLRVIGGALIASVSTIFTVWALAYATSDAVGMSRSSMLWVGALANLVALAAIPLWATLSDRIGRRPVFLVGAVGSAVTMFLYLWAISTGNYPLTLLLGIVAFGIVYSAANGVWPSFYGEMFSTRVRLSGMAIGTQIGFAVAGFAVTFAARIAGPDGTDWSSVALFTAALCVPPVIAAVTARETHKVPTEDLGSRTPREVPHPQKVTA
- a CDS encoding shikimate dehydrogenase, whose translation is MAKDSFLVGLIGAGIGPSLSPALHEREADRQGLRYLYRRIDIDVLGARPEAVGELVRAARDLGFDGLNITHPCKQLVVGHLDGLAPQAEALGAVNTVVFEDGRATGHNTDVTGFAASFARGLPDVPLDRVVQLGAGGAGAAVAHAMLTLGAGRVTVVDALADRAAGLAAALNRHFGEGRAAAAGPDRLAPLLADADGLVHATPTGMAAHPGLPLPAGLLRPALWVAEVVYRPLETELLRTARALGCATLDGGGMAVFQAVDAFRLFTGREPDAARMLADIGELAGAVGAPK
- a CDS encoding VOC family protein; the protein is MPVNGRSHLRIARPSRDLAAAQRFWAEGLGLGVVWRAEGGSEPGEHDLLMLGWPDADWHLELVHERGRPVEPRPTEEDLLVVYVDGPVPDDLVARLEAHGGKRVLSPNPYWNEWGVTVQDPDGYRLVLCTRSWSNR
- a CDS encoding membrane-associated oxidoreductase: MEIDNLTPAELRVWHAFPKGEPVDFRTAEDEDVTGGAEWGAERTVRASVLRALMLNGPQEDGEIPALKVSGARITGVLGLQYGTVDHAIRLSQCHFDDVPLLYGCRLRQLNLSNSVLPGLTAATLRVEAVLRMTDCRVNGPVRLGGAQIAGALFMDRAEIVAVGAGEPALQLNHMSIGDDLWAPGLRAHGEVRLNGASVAGSVNLNDARLSHPGDIVLDAQTLVVEGDVHLRRVHTFGWIGLRGARIAGRLDFSYAHLSNPGDAALRANSSTIGELWLRKGPPIQGTLSLRRAQIDDLFLEPDVVPEEVQFNKLVYTSLTPQEPAERRLPMLERDREGYVPHAYEQLTAAYRRIGDDRAARLVQLAKQRRHRATLAWYGRLWGHVQDATVGYGFHPLRACVWLLSLLAVGTVAYSLHHPPPLKADEAPRFNALFYTLDLLLPVISFGQEGAFAPRGWYQSLSYALVIAGWILATTVFAGVTRTVNRQ
- the zwf gene encoding glucose-6-phosphate dehydrogenase; its protein translation is MTITADWENPLRDERDRRLPRIAGPSGLVIFGVTGDLSRKKLMPAVYDLANRGMLPPGFSLVGFARRDWEDEDFAQIVHDSVREHARTEFREEVWQQLAEGMRFIPGDFDDDTAFKQLRQTVDELDKARGTSGNYAFYLSVPPKFFPKVVQQLKKHGLANAPEGSWRRAVIEKPFGRDLKTARELNALVHDVFEPDQVFRIDHYLGKETVQNILALRFANQMYEPIWNRSFVDHVQITMAEDIGIGGRAGYYDGIGAARDVIQNHLLQLMALTAMEEPAAFDAESLLTEKLKVLRAVKLPEDLGRHTVRGQYAGAWQGGEKVLGYLEEEGIDGASTTDTYAAIRLNVDNRRWAGVPFYLRTGKRLGRRVTEIAVVFQTAPHSPFDSTATEELGSNAIVIRVQPDEGMTVRFGSKVPGTSMEIRDVTMDFAYGESFTESSPEAYERLILDVLLGDANLFPRHQEVEESWKILDPIEEHWANHGRPAQYASGTWGPEEADEMLARDGRSWRRP
- the opcA gene encoding glucose-6-phosphate dehydrogenase assembly protein OpcA; amino-acid sequence: MKIDLTDTTASKINKALVQGRRAIGTPAVGMVLTMVIVTDEENAYDAIKAAEEASHEHPSRTLVVIKRQARTPRDRTNSHLDAEVRVGADAGTGETVILRTYGEVSDHADSVVLPLLLPDAPVVVWWPVDAPENPAKDPLGALAQRRITDLYAVANPLDVLAARVRSYAPGDTDLAWTRLTPWRSMLAAALDQARAEIISGAVEAEAENPAAELLARWLEARLKVRIDRVVTAGPVVTAVRLGTANGEIVIDRPEGPLATLSLPGQPSRTLALKVRTTSELIAEELRRLDADEMYAVALRGEAGKETPAHV